The following coding sequences lie in one Rhizobium rhododendri genomic window:
- a CDS encoding alkylphosphonate utilization protein — MAADNDEYVYDEATGDWRPASEVKAAGASGAVEVRDASGTVLKDGDSVTLIKDLKVKGAGQTLKQGTVIKSIRLTDNPEEIDCRHDAIKGLVLRTEFVRKR; from the coding sequence ATGGCAGCCGATAACGACGAATACGTGTATGACGAGGCAACAGGCGACTGGCGTCCCGCGTCCGAAGTAAAGGCTGCCGGCGCTTCCGGTGCCGTCGAAGTGCGCGATGCCTCCGGCACGGTTCTGAAGGACGGCGATAGCGTCACGCTGATCAAGGATCTCAAGGTCAAGGGCGCAGGCCAGACCCTGAAGCAGGGCACCGTCATCAAGTCCATCCGTCTGACCGACAATCCGGAAGAGATCGACTGCCGCCACGACGCCATCAAGGGCCTCGTCCTGCGCACCGAGTTCGTCCGCAAGCGTTGA
- a CDS encoding MFS transporter, with protein sequence MSKTASEDVTAHWMRNMIVCLVGSFTTIVAMTLLLPFLPLYVEELGVSDKAGIVQWSGIAYGATFFAAAFVAPIWGRLGDIYGRKLMLVRASLGMTLAIGLMGMVDSVWQLVALRLFTGLAGGYASGSMVLVATQTPKHRVAWALGMVSSGIMAGNLVGPLIGGALPAIIGIRNTFLAAGGVIFLTFLATMLLIKEEKSASRRQAAKASGGWRSIEDKRPVIAMLATGMLLMLANMSIEPIITVYVADLIDDQTKLTLISGVVMSVAALGSVLSASWLGKLADRIGHWPVISGALGIAALLLIPQAFVTSAWQLIILRFLMGVALGGLLPCIAAVIRHSVPDAAAGGILGLSTSSQFVGQVVGPVLGGFVGGHIGMRAVFLGTCVLLSAGAVYSWMVRPRHEKSGAA encoded by the coding sequence ATGAGCAAGACCGCGAGCGAGGATGTCACGGCGCACTGGATGCGCAACATGATCGTCTGCCTCGTCGGCTCCTTCACCACCATCGTCGCGATGACGCTGCTGCTGCCGTTTCTGCCGCTCTATGTCGAAGAACTCGGCGTCAGCGACAAGGCCGGAATCGTCCAGTGGTCGGGCATCGCCTATGGCGCCACCTTCTTTGCCGCAGCCTTCGTCGCGCCGATCTGGGGCAGGCTCGGCGATATCTACGGCCGCAAGCTGATGCTCGTGCGCGCCAGCCTCGGCATGACCCTCGCCATCGGCCTGATGGGCATGGTCGACAGCGTCTGGCAGCTGGTGGCGTTGCGGCTGTTCACCGGGCTTGCCGGCGGCTATGCCTCGGGGTCGATGGTGCTTGTGGCCACGCAGACGCCAAAGCATCGCGTCGCCTGGGCGCTCGGCATGGTATCTTCGGGCATCATGGCCGGCAATCTGGTGGGGCCGCTGATCGGCGGCGCGCTGCCGGCTATCATCGGCATCCGCAACACGTTCCTTGCAGCCGGCGGGGTGATCTTCCTGACCTTCCTCGCCACCATGTTGTTGATCAAGGAGGAGAAATCGGCCTCCCGCAGACAAGCCGCCAAGGCTAGCGGCGGCTGGCGCTCGATCGAGGACAAGCGGCCGGTCATCGCCATGCTGGCAACCGGCATGCTGTTGATGCTCGCCAACATGTCGATCGAGCCGATCATCACCGTCTATGTCGCAGACCTTATCGACGACCAGACGAAGCTGACGCTGATATCGGGCGTGGTGATGTCCGTGGCGGCGCTGGGAAGCGTGCTATCGGCCTCGTGGCTGGGCAAGCTCGCCGACCGCATCGGCCACTGGCCGGTGATATCAGGCGCGCTCGGCATCGCCGCGCTGCTGTTGATACCGCAGGCGTTCGTGACCAGCGCCTGGCAGCTGATTATACTGCGCTTCCTGATGGGCGTGGCGCTCGGCGGGCTGCTGCCCTGCATCGCCGCCGTCATCCGCCACAGCGTGCCCGATGCGGCCGCCGGCGGTATCCTCGGCCTGTCGACCTCGTCGCAGTTCGTCGGCCAGGTGGTCGGCCCGGTGCTCGGCGGCTTCGTCGGCGGCCACATCGGCATGCGCGCGGTATTTTTAGGCACCTGCGTGCTGCTGTCAGCCGGCGCGGTCTACAGCTGGATGGTTCGGCCGCGACATGAAAAGAGCGGTGCAGCCTGA
- the tam gene encoding trans-aconitate 2-methyltransferase, producing the protein MAWSANQYVKFEDERTRPARDLLAQVPLETVARAIDLGCGPGNSTELIVERFGATGVSGLDSDLDMLESARRRMPGTTFTQADLATWQPSEKTDLLFANAVFQWLPNHLDIFDRLLDGLAPGGVLAVQMPDNLNEPTHLLMEETTHAGPWRPAFEAKSVRRTPLAEPSVYYDRLIGKSSRIDIWHTIYNHPMADAEAIVEWVKGTGLRPYLDNAGSTHRDEFTADYLERVRAAYPPLADGRVLLRFPRMFLVVVKGG; encoded by the coding sequence ATGGCGTGGTCGGCAAACCAGTATGTGAAGTTCGAGGACGAGCGCACCCGCCCGGCGCGCGACCTGCTGGCGCAGGTGCCGCTTGAAACGGTTGCCCGTGCAATCGACCTCGGCTGCGGACCCGGCAATTCGACGGAGCTGATCGTCGAGCGCTTCGGTGCCACCGGGGTTTCCGGCCTCGACAGCGATCTCGACATGCTGGAGAGCGCGCGCCGGCGGATGCCCGGCACTACCTTCACGCAGGCGGATCTTGCGACCTGGCAACCGAGCGAAAAGACCGACCTGCTGTTTGCCAACGCCGTCTTCCAGTGGCTGCCCAACCATCTCGACATCTTCGACAGGCTGCTGGACGGCCTTGCGCCCGGCGGCGTGCTGGCGGTGCAGATGCCGGACAATCTCAACGAGCCGACACACCTGCTGATGGAAGAGACAACGCATGCCGGGCCCTGGCGTCCGGCGTTCGAGGCAAAGAGCGTCCGCCGCACTCCCCTCGCCGAACCCTCCGTCTATTACGACCGGCTGATCGGCAAGTCATCGCGCATCGACATCTGGCATACCATCTACAACCACCCGATGGCCGATGCTGAAGCGATCGTCGAATGGGTCAAGGGCACCGGCCTGCGCCCCTATCTCGACAACGCCGGCAGCACCCACCGCGATGAGTTCACTGCCGACTACCTGGAACGGGTCCGGGCAGCCTACCCCCCACTCGCCGACGGCCGCGTGCTGCTGCGCTTTCCGCGGATGTTTCTGGTGGTGGTGAAGGGCGGCTGA
- a CDS encoding BrnT family toxin, with translation MAIVFDPAKRNGALWERGLDFARCSEVFAGDTLTREDDRADYGEQRFITVGWLDGRMIIVVWTPRDGHERIISMRKANDRERKVYAGRMA, from the coding sequence ATGGCGATTGTTTTCGATCCTGCAAAACGCAATGGTGCCCTATGGGAGCGTGGGCTGGACTTTGCGCGCTGCAGCGAAGTTTTTGCCGGTGATACCCTCACCAGAGAAGACGATCGAGCCGACTACGGCGAACAGAGGTTCATCACCGTTGGTTGGCTTGACGGCAGAATGATAATCGTCGTGTGGACACCACGCGATGGTCATGAGCGTATAATCAGCATGAGGAAGGCCAATGACCGAGAGCGAAAAGTCTACGCAGGCAGAATGGCATGA
- a CDS encoding zinc-dependent alcohol dehydrogenase family protein, with protein sequence MRAMYYEAFEAKPEIRTLPDPTPSEDGVVIAVGASGLCRSDWHGWMGHDPDIALPHVPGHELAGKVVATGRGVVRFKVGDRVTVPFVSGCGHCGECHSGNQQVCPNQFQPGFTHWGSFAEYVGIDYADTNLVHLPETIDDATAASLGCRFATSFRAVTDQAKTKPGEWIAVHGCGGVGLSAIMIATALGANAIAIDLSDEKLAFARECGAVATINAGTVSDVAEAVREITGGGAHVSIDALGHPTTCFNSIRNLRRRGRHVQVGLMLGQHATPAIPMAQVISQELEIYGSHGMQAWRYDAMLAMLSAGKIAPQKLIQRRISLEEAIPALMTLDRAEGLGISVITRF encoded by the coding sequence ATGCGCGCCATGTATTACGAAGCCTTCGAGGCTAAACCCGAAATCCGCACCTTGCCCGATCCGACGCCATCGGAAGACGGGGTGGTCATCGCGGTCGGTGCGAGCGGCCTCTGCCGCAGCGACTGGCATGGCTGGATGGGGCATGATCCCGATATCGCCCTTCCCCATGTTCCCGGCCACGAACTGGCTGGCAAGGTGGTGGCGACGGGGCGCGGTGTCGTGCGCTTCAAGGTCGGCGACCGCGTCACCGTGCCTTTCGTCTCCGGCTGCGGCCATTGCGGCGAGTGCCATTCCGGCAACCAGCAGGTTTGCCCGAACCAGTTCCAGCCGGGCTTCACCCACTGGGGATCGTTCGCCGAATATGTCGGGATCGACTATGCGGACACCAATCTGGTGCATCTTCCGGAGACGATCGACGACGCGACAGCGGCCAGCCTCGGCTGCCGCTTTGCCACGTCGTTCCGTGCCGTCACCGACCAGGCGAAGACCAAGCCCGGAGAATGGATCGCCGTGCACGGCTGCGGCGGCGTCGGGCTTTCGGCGATCATGATCGCCACCGCACTCGGTGCCAATGCCATTGCCATCGACCTTTCGGACGAAAAACTGGCCTTTGCCCGCGAATGCGGTGCGGTGGCGACGATCAATGCCGGCACCGTTTCGGATGTCGCCGAGGCCGTGCGCGAGATCACCGGCGGTGGCGCGCATGTGTCGATCGACGCGCTCGGCCACCCCACGACCTGCTTCAACTCTATCCGCAACCTGCGCCGACGCGGCCGACACGTGCAGGTCGGGCTGATGCTCGGCCAGCACGCGACCCCGGCCATCCCGATGGCGCAGGTGATCAGCCAGGAACTCGAGATCTATGGCAGCCACGGCATGCAGGCCTGGCGCTACGACGCGATGCTCGCCATGCTGTCTGCCGGCAAGATCGCGCCGCAGAAGCTCATCCAGCGCCGGATCAGCCTGGAAGAGGCTATTCCCGCGCTGATGACGCTCGACCGGGCGGAAGGCCTCGGGATCAGCGTCATCACGCGGTTTTGA
- a CDS encoding cupin domain-containing protein produces the protein MMSDSSHADTAAQAKPLFVLGDHVQRQARLEGTWLNVFDVTVPSGGGTPLHSHASPEVFRILEGTLTVQQMTDSGLSETQAQAGDIISIPGNVPHGYSNTGPEAVVFSAIIDKDMATYFEVADIGPQAEVASDEEAERFLVAAGEHGIRILAS, from the coding sequence ATCATGTCCGACTCCTCCCATGCCGATACGGCAGCACAGGCCAAGCCTCTTTTCGTGCTCGGCGACCACGTCCAGCGCCAGGCGCGCCTTGAAGGCACGTGGCTCAACGTCTTCGACGTCACGGTTCCCTCCGGTGGCGGCACGCCTCTTCACAGCCATGCCAGCCCCGAAGTGTTCCGCATTCTCGAGGGTACGCTGACTGTGCAGCAGATGACCGACTCCGGCCTCTCGGAGACGCAGGCGCAGGCTGGCGACATCATTTCCATCCCCGGCAACGTGCCGCATGGTTACAGCAATACCGGCCCCGAAGCCGTCGTCTTTTCGGCCATCATCGACAAGGACATGGCCACCTATTTCGAAGTTGCCGACATCGGCCCGCAGGCGGAAGTCGCGTCCGACGAGGAAGCCGAACGATTTCTGGTTGCCGCCGGCGAGCACGGCATCCGTATTCTGGCATCGTAA
- a CDS encoding BrnA antitoxin family protein gives MTESEKSTQAEWHDEDDAPDLSTPEWIEKFRSVPVRRGRPLIDTPKESTTIRLDADVLERFREGGPGWQTRINAALREWLDNEA, from the coding sequence ATGACCGAGAGCGAAAAGTCTACGCAGGCAGAATGGCATGACGAGGACGACGCGCCTGACCTTTCCACACCCGAATGGATCGAGAAATTCAGGAGCGTGCCCGTCAGGCGCGGTCGGCCGCTGATCGATACACCGAAGGAATCGACGACAATCCGGCTCGATGCGGATGTCCTGGAGCGGTTTCGCGAGGGTGGTCCGGGTTGGCAGACGCGCATCAACGCCGCGCTGCGCGAATGGCTGGACAATGAGGCATAG
- a CDS encoding branched-chain amino acid aminotransferase, producing the protein MAVDTSPRSATWTYVDGEWLPGNPPLIGPTSHAMWLASTVFDGARWFDGIAPDLDLHCQRVNRSARAMGLEPTMTAEQIEALAMEGVKKFDGTSALYIKPMYWGEHGMPTSVVAVDPASTRFALCLFEAPMNNAKPQSLTVSPYRRPSPETAMTEAKTGSLYPNSGRMIIEARSRGFDNALACDMNGNVAETASSNVFMVKDGAVFTPVANRTFLAGITRERIIGLLRQAGFDVRETTLSVADFMASDEVFTTGNYSKIVSVDRLDGRTFGEGPVARKALEIYMDWAHSRKATDE; encoded by the coding sequence ATGGCTGTCGATACATCGCCGCGTTCCGCCACCTGGACCTATGTCGACGGCGAGTGGCTGCCCGGCAACCCGCCGCTGATCGGGCCCACGTCGCATGCGATGTGGCTGGCCTCGACGGTCTTCGACGGTGCACGCTGGTTCGATGGCATCGCGCCCGATCTCGATCTGCATTGCCAGCGCGTCAACCGCTCGGCCCGCGCCATGGGCCTCGAACCGACCATGACGGCCGAACAGATCGAGGCGCTGGCCATGGAGGGCGTGAAGAAATTCGATGGCACTTCGGCGCTCTATATCAAGCCGATGTACTGGGGCGAGCACGGGATGCCGACCAGCGTCGTCGCCGTCGATCCGGCCTCGACCCGCTTCGCGCTCTGCCTGTTCGAAGCGCCGATGAACAATGCCAAGCCGCAGTCCCTGACCGTCTCGCCCTATCGCCGCCCGTCGCCGGAGACGGCGATGACCGAGGCCAAGACCGGCTCGCTCTACCCGAACAGCGGCCGGATGATTATCGAAGCCCGCAGCCGTGGCTTCGACAATGCGCTTGCCTGCGACATGAACGGCAACGTCGCAGAAACCGCATCCTCGAACGTCTTCATGGTCAAGGACGGCGCTGTATTCACACCCGTCGCCAACCGCACCTTTCTGGCCGGCATCACCCGCGAGCGGATCATCGGCCTGCTCCGCCAGGCCGGCTTCGACGTTCGCGAGACGACATTATCCGTTGCCGACTTCATGGCGTCGGACGAGGTTTTCACGACGGGCAACTATTCGAAGATCGTCAGCGTCGACCGCCTCGATGGCCGCACCTTCGGCGAAGGACCGGTCGCTCGCAAGGCACTGGAAATCTACATGGACTGGGCCCATTCGCGCAAAGCCACCGACGAGTAA
- a CDS encoding helicase HerA-like C-terminal domain-containing protein: MADDKGQIFLGASRKPDDSIAGKEYLSLKFGNRHGLVTGATGTGKTVSLQVMAEGFSRAGVPVFCADIKGDLSGIAARGEPKDFLLKRAEEIGLSPYEFEQFPVIFWDLYGEKGHRVRTTIAEMGPLLLSRLMDASEAQEGVINIAFKIADQGGLPLLDLKDFQALLNYMGENASALSNQYGLISKSSVGSIQRGLLVLEQQGAEHFFGEPALKISDIMRTSQNGYGQISVLAADKLMMNPRLYATFLLWLLSELFEELPEIGDPEKPKLVFFFDEAHLLFDDAPKVLTQRVEQVVRLIRSKGVGVYFVTQNPLDVPDTVLAQLGNRVQHALRAYTPREQKAVQSAAETFRPNPDFDCATVITTLGTGEALVSTLEGKGAPSIVQRTLIRPPSGRVGPITADERQKIMANSPVAGQYDQDIDRESAYEILIARASKAADQDAAKQHPQAQPADNDNASGRWTLPGFGGDKDETKEKPAGRAGYQRETVMEAALKSVARTVATQVGRALVRGILGSLKR, encoded by the coding sequence ATGGCTGACGACAAGGGACAGATCTTTCTCGGCGCCAGCCGCAAGCCGGACGACAGCATCGCCGGCAAGGAATACCTGTCGCTGAAGTTCGGCAACCGCCACGGGCTGGTGACCGGTGCTACAGGTACCGGCAAGACCGTATCGCTGCAGGTGATGGCCGAGGGCTTTTCGCGGGCCGGCGTCCCGGTCTTCTGCGCCGACATCAAGGGCGACCTTTCCGGCATTGCGGCGCGGGGCGAGCCGAAGGATTTCCTGCTGAAACGCGCCGAGGAGATCGGCCTCTCGCCGTATGAATTCGAGCAGTTTCCGGTGATCTTCTGGGATCTCTACGGCGAAAAGGGTCACCGCGTCCGCACCACGATTGCCGAGATGGGGCCGCTGCTGCTGTCGCGGCTGATGGATGCGTCGGAAGCACAGGAAGGCGTCATCAACATCGCCTTCAAGATCGCCGACCAGGGCGGATTGCCGCTGCTCGACCTCAAGGATTTCCAGGCGCTGCTCAACTACATGGGGGAAAACGCGTCTGCGCTTTCCAACCAGTACGGCTTGATCTCGAAATCCTCTGTCGGCTCGATCCAGCGCGGCCTGCTGGTGCTGGAGCAGCAGGGCGCCGAGCATTTCTTCGGGGAACCGGCCCTGAAGATCAGCGACATCATGCGCACCAGCCAGAACGGTTATGGCCAGATCTCGGTACTAGCCGCCGACAAGCTGATGATGAACCCACGTCTCTATGCGACCTTCCTCCTCTGGCTGCTGTCGGAACTGTTCGAGGAACTGCCCGAGATCGGCGATCCCGAAAAGCCGAAGCTGGTGTTCTTCTTCGACGAGGCCCACCTGCTCTTCGACGACGCACCGAAAGTGCTGACGCAGCGCGTCGAGCAGGTGGTGCGACTGATCCGCTCGAAGGGCGTCGGCGTCTATTTCGTCACCCAGAACCCGCTCGACGTGCCAGACACCGTGCTTGCCCAACTCGGCAACCGCGTACAGCATGCGCTGCGCGCTTATACGCCGCGTGAGCAAAAGGCAGTACAGAGCGCTGCCGAGACGTTTCGGCCCAACCCCGATTTCGATTGCGCCACCGTCATCACCACGCTCGGTACCGGCGAGGCGCTGGTGTCGACGCTGGAGGGCAAAGGCGCGCCGTCTATCGTCCAGCGCACGCTGATCCGCCCGCCTTCCGGCCGCGTCGGACCGATCACGGCTGACGAGCGCCAGAAGATCATGGCCAACAGCCCGGTCGCCGGCCAGTACGACCAGGATATAGACCGGGAATCCGCATACGAGATCCTGATCGCCCGGGCCAGCAAGGCTGCGGACCAGGACGCCGCCAAGCAGCACCCACAGGCTCAGCCCGCCGACAACGACAACGCCTCGGGCCGCTGGACCCTGCCCGGCTTTGGCGGAGACAAGGACGAGACCAAGGAAAAGCCGGCCGGACGGGCCGGCTATCAGCGGGAAACGGTGATGGAGGCGGCGCTCAAAAGTGTCGCCCGCACCGTGGCGACCCAGGTCGGGCGGGCGCTGGTGCGGGGTATTCTTGGCAGCCTGAAGCGGTAG
- a CDS encoding protein-L-isoaspartate O-methyltransferase family protein — MKSNRASLEEIRGFFAKRMAAVSLSRDPRLERVFELVPREVFLGPGPWHVWVEGSNYLETPSADPVYLYENNLVALDAAKGINNGEPFLHASWIGAVAPQRGESVTHIGAGTGYYTAILALLTVPDGKVTAFERETHLADRARLNLQPFEGVTVVNANATQAAMPMSDVIYVNAGVAAPPVAWLQALKPGGRLIFPWRPTQGVGLTLLIRADANGFSVAPQRPSWFIPCIGASDEIVATRTPQSASEARSVRSVWITTARAPDDTAIAVYPDVWFSSDIPQSA; from the coding sequence ATGAAGAGCAACCGCGCCAGCCTGGAAGAGATCCGCGGCTTTTTCGCCAAGCGCATGGCCGCCGTCAGCCTGTCCCGCGATCCACGCCTCGAGCGTGTCTTCGAGCTCGTTCCCCGCGAAGTCTTTCTCGGCCCGGGGCCGTGGCATGTCTGGGTAGAGGGCAGCAACTACCTGGAAACGCCGAGCGCCGATCCCGTCTATCTCTACGAGAACAACCTTGTCGCCCTGGATGCAGCCAAAGGCATCAACAATGGCGAGCCTTTCCTGCATGCCTCGTGGATCGGAGCGGTCGCCCCGCAGCGCGGCGAAAGCGTAACCCATATCGGCGCGGGTACTGGATACTACACGGCCATCCTGGCGCTTCTGACCGTGCCGGATGGCAAGGTCACAGCTTTCGAACGGGAAACCCATCTCGCCGACAGAGCGCGGCTCAATCTCCAGCCCTTCGAAGGCGTCACCGTCGTCAATGCCAACGCCACGCAAGCAGCCATGCCGATGTCCGACGTCATCTACGTCAATGCCGGCGTTGCCGCGCCCCCGGTTGCCTGGCTGCAGGCGCTGAAGCCAGGCGGGCGGCTGATTTTCCCCTGGCGACCGACGCAGGGTGTCGGATTGACGTTGCTCATCCGCGCCGATGCAAATGGCTTCAGCGTCGCCCCGCAGAGACCGTCGTGGTTCATTCCCTGCATCGGCGCATCCGATGAGATCGTCGCGACGCGGACGCCACAAAGCGCATCGGAGGCACGATCCGTCCGCTCGGTATGGATCACGACCGCAAGGGCGCCGGACGACACCGCCATTGCCGTCTATCCCGATGTCTGGTTTTCCAGCGATATCCCGCAATCTGCCTGA
- a CDS encoding DUF1488 domain-containing protein: protein MSLTFPNASRSYDEPGRRVRFLGHDGMFQVQLFVDVDVFAGANSEAGYLAAFDAKRSGIQAVATKAYAATRRSSYILTSKDFR, encoded by the coding sequence ATGTCGCTTACGTTTCCCAATGCCAGCCGCAGCTATGACGAACCCGGTCGCCGCGTTCGCTTCCTCGGTCACGACGGCATGTTCCAAGTCCAGCTGTTCGTCGATGTCGACGTGTTTGCCGGCGCCAATTCCGAGGCCGGCTATCTCGCCGCCTTCGACGCCAAGCGCAGCGGCATCCAGGCCGTCGCCACAAAGGCCTACGCCGCCACCCGCCGCAGCTCCTACATCCTGACGTCGAAGGATTTCAGGTAA
- a CDS encoding TerC family protein: MIFDWISDPSVWVGLATLIVLEIVLGIDNLVFIAILADKLPPQQRDSARLIGLGLALVIRLGLLASIAWIVTLTTPLFTVMNFGFSGRDIILIIGGIFLLFKGTMELHERLEGQEDSKDKKQVHAVFWQVIVQIVVLDAIFSLDSVITAVGMVQDLAVMMMAVIIAVGVMLMLSKPLTLFVSKHPTVVILCLGFLMMIGFSLIIEGFGIHIPKGYLYAAIGFSVIIEALNQLARHSKERLITPSNIRDRTADAVLGLLGGKRSQGTLGQTVDLIAEQAGEAEVFSNEEKDMIQGVLALADRSARSIMTPRIDIDWLDLDKPQAELQQLILDVGHSRFPVARGSLDNFIGIASARDLLRDLLKDGAVDLARSIRQPLVVHESITALKLMEQLRLSNQAIAVILDEYGEIEGMVTTTDLLEAIAGEFPDEDDEKLSIERGADGSLTVDGWIDIRQASKLVDADLVDENDRYSTLAGFILWRLGHLPHEGENFASEDLAFEIVKLEGRNIAKVRISRVAEPA, from the coding sequence ATGATCTTCGACTGGATTTCCGATCCTTCCGTCTGGGTCGGTCTGGCCACCCTCATCGTTCTCGAGATCGTTCTCGGCATCGACAACCTCGTGTTTATCGCGATCCTCGCGGACAAGCTGCCGCCGCAACAGCGCGATTCGGCAAGGCTTATCGGTCTCGGCCTGGCGCTGGTCATCCGTCTTGGACTGCTGGCCTCCATTGCCTGGATCGTGACGCTGACGACGCCGTTGTTCACGGTGATGAATTTCGGCTTCTCGGGCCGTGACATCATCCTCATCATCGGCGGCATCTTCCTGCTGTTCAAGGGGACGATGGAGCTGCACGAGCGGCTGGAAGGCCAGGAGGACAGCAAGGATAAGAAGCAGGTCCATGCCGTCTTCTGGCAGGTGATCGTGCAGATCGTCGTGCTCGACGCGATCTTCTCGCTCGACAGCGTGATTACCGCCGTCGGCATGGTGCAGGACCTCGCGGTGATGATGATGGCCGTCATCATTGCCGTTGGCGTCATGCTTATGCTGTCGAAGCCGCTGACGCTGTTCGTCTCGAAGCATCCGACCGTCGTCATCCTCTGCCTCGGCTTTCTCATGATGATCGGCTTCTCGCTGATCATCGAAGGTTTTGGCATCCACATACCGAAGGGCTATCTCTATGCGGCAATCGGCTTCTCGGTCATCATCGAGGCGCTGAACCAGCTCGCACGCCACAGCAAGGAGCGGCTAATCACGCCGAGCAACATCCGTGACCGCACCGCCGACGCGGTGCTGGGCCTGCTCGGCGGCAAGCGCTCTCAGGGCACGCTCGGGCAGACGGTTGACTTGATCGCCGAACAGGCCGGCGAAGCCGAAGTCTTCTCGAACGAGGAGAAGGACATGATCCAGGGCGTGCTGGCACTGGCCGACCGTTCTGCCCGCTCGATCATGACGCCCCGCATCGACATCGACTGGCTCGACCTCGACAAGCCCCAGGCCGAACTGCAGCAGCTGATCCTCGACGTCGGCCATTCGCGCTTTCCGGTGGCGCGCGGCAGCCTCGACAATTTCATCGGCATCGCCAGCGCCCGCGATCTGCTACGCGACCTCCTGAAGGACGGCGCTGTCGATCTGGCGCGGTCGATCCGCCAGCCGCTCGTCGTGCATGAAAGCATCACGGCGCTGAAGCTGATGGAGCAGCTGCGGCTTTCGAACCAGGCGATTGCCGTCATTCTCGACGAGTACGGCGAGATCGAGGGCATGGTGACGACGACCGACCTGCTTGAAGCCATCGCCGGCGAATTTCCGGACGAGGACGACGAAAAACTGTCAATCGAGAGGGGCGCGGACGGATCGCTGACCGTCGATGGCTGGATCGACATCCGCCAGGCCTCGAAACTGGTCGACGCCGACCTCGTCGACGAAAACGACCGCTATTCGACGCTGGCCGGCTTCATCCTCTGGCGTCTCGGCCACCTGCCGCACGAGGGCGAGAACTTTGCCTCCGAGGACCTGGCTTTCGAGATCGTCAAGCTGGAAGGCCGCAACATCGCCAAGGTGCGGATCAGCCGGGTCGCGGAGCCGGCCTGA
- a CDS encoding TetR/AcrR family transcriptional regulator, which produces MTQTYHHGALRPALLAAAEAILDRDGIDALTLRAAAREAGVSHAAPSHHFGDITGLLTELAAAGFVRLRQALEKHLAEPDPRTRVQALAHGYVAFARAHPGIFLLMFRSERLDWSSPALATAGVAAFALLTPDQSGPAPATTPQNFETLVLASTRWSLMHGLATLLIDGRLGAMAEKTPDADLERLIEAVIRNGLPA; this is translated from the coding sequence ATGACTCAGACCTATCATCATGGTGCGCTTCGTCCGGCCCTGCTTGCCGCAGCGGAGGCAATCCTCGACCGCGACGGTATCGACGCCCTCACGTTGCGGGCCGCGGCACGCGAAGCTGGCGTCTCCCATGCGGCACCGTCCCATCATTTCGGCGATATCACCGGCCTGCTGACCGAGTTGGCGGCCGCAGGCTTCGTCCGACTGCGGCAGGCTCTCGAGAAGCATCTGGCCGAACCGGACCCACGCACGCGAGTTCAGGCACTGGCGCACGGTTATGTCGCCTTCGCCAGGGCCCATCCCGGGATATTCCTGCTGATGTTCCGCTCGGAGCGGCTGGACTGGTCTTCCCCGGCGCTGGCGACGGCAGGCGTCGCCGCCTTCGCCCTGCTGACCCCTGACCAGTCCGGCCCGGCACCGGCCACCACGCCGCAAAACTTCGAGACCCTGGTGCTGGCCAGCACACGCTGGTCGCTGATGCACGGGCTGGCCACCCTGCTGATCGACGGCCGGCTCGGCGCAATGGCGGAAAAAACGCCGGACGCGGATCTCGAGCGACTGATCGAGGCGGTGATCCGCAATGGTCTCCCGGCCTGA